The following coding sequences lie in one Prosthecobacter vanneervenii genomic window:
- a CDS encoding DUF883 C-terminal domain-containing protein: MKHTPPPHAAELSIQRTLRSVEDYVREQPTKAVAAALGVGLVLNLAPPRMLARITSTLASRLLPPALLGLGVLKAFEICCEKIESKSR, from the coding sequence ATGAAGCACACACCTCCACCTCACGCTGCAGAGCTCTCCATCCAGCGCACCCTCAGGAGTGTCGAGGACTACGTGCGCGAGCAGCCCACCAAGGCGGTGGCCGCCGCGCTTGGCGTAGGCTTGGTGCTCAATCTCGCTCCGCCACGCATGCTCGCCCGCATCACCTCCACTCTGGCCTCCCGCCTGCTGCCACCTGCCCTCCTCGGCCTCGGTGTGCTCAAGGCCTTTGAAATCTGCTGCGAAAAGATCGAGTCCAAATCCCGCTGA
- the mgtA gene encoding magnesium-translocating P-type ATPase — MRHAHATTVALQKLKAAGQMPRMHIHLLSTDAALSQVRSRSTGLTAAEAAARLAESRTRLRKSSSSAWRLLLNQFRSPLVILLLVAMSISAFLGDKMDVLIVSTVVLMSTLLGFWQEYRAANAVAALLAMIQARATVLRDGQKIEVPAEQVVPGDVVLLSAGDTIPGDALLLESKDLFVDESALTGESYPAEKKAGAVASDARQSERTNAVFEGTHVVSGTAHVLIMATGDDTEFGAISERLRLRAPETEFERGLRRFGEMLIKVTLIFVIAIFAINVFFHRPVLEAFMFALALAVGMTPELLPAIVSITLARGAKRMAQDQVIVRRLSSIENFGSMNVLCSDKTGTLTEGRVRLLAANDAQGNASDTVRLHGVLNATFESGFTNPIDAALRAETGLDISGWHKFDEVPYDFIRKRLSVVVEHVNGGKRHLMITKGAFANVLAVCTKVAASGGDQPIEAFRDTLQQRFADYSHAGHRVLGLACRDVTDDPVINKDDEQDMTFTGFLLFDDPPKAGAAEAIQELRQLGVSLKVITGDNRLVAQRLGTQMGIASPKVLTGDVLHHMNEAALISRVSEVDIFAETEPNQKERILIALRKAGHVVGYLGDGINDASALHAADVGISVDGAVDVAKEAADIVLLRHDLGVLARGVHNGRITFANTLKYIFIATSANFGNMFSMAGASLFLPFLPLLPKQILLNNFLSDLPALTIATDSVDPEQVQKPRRWDQKFIRRFMVAFGLVSSVFDYLTFGALLLLLHATESQFQTGWFIESVLTQMFIVMVIRTHRSIFKSRPGRILAAATLTVAGSVILLPYTPLGALFGLVPPPWYFMLTLAGITLLYLLTSELMKRVMFSRLEQAQPAPR; from the coding sequence GTGCGTCACGCTCATGCCACCACTGTCGCATTGCAAAAACTCAAGGCCGCAGGACAGATGCCTCGCATGCACATCCACCTGCTCTCCACTGATGCAGCCCTGAGCCAGGTCCGTTCACGCAGCACCGGCCTCACAGCGGCAGAGGCTGCCGCCCGCCTGGCAGAATCGCGCACACGCCTGCGAAAAAGCAGCAGCTCCGCCTGGCGTCTGCTGCTCAATCAATTCCGCAGCCCCCTCGTCATCCTGCTGCTCGTGGCCATGTCCATCTCCGCCTTTCTCGGGGACAAGATGGACGTCCTCATTGTCTCCACCGTCGTGCTCATGAGCACCTTGCTCGGCTTCTGGCAGGAATACCGCGCCGCCAATGCCGTCGCCGCTCTCCTCGCCATGATCCAGGCACGCGCCACCGTTCTGCGCGATGGCCAGAAGATCGAAGTCCCTGCCGAGCAGGTCGTGCCGGGAGACGTTGTCCTCCTCAGCGCTGGAGACACCATCCCCGGAGATGCCCTGCTGCTGGAATCCAAGGACCTCTTTGTCGATGAATCCGCACTCACCGGCGAAAGCTACCCCGCCGAGAAAAAAGCCGGTGCCGTCGCATCAGATGCACGCCAGAGCGAGCGCACCAATGCCGTCTTTGAAGGCACCCACGTCGTCAGCGGCACCGCGCATGTCCTCATCATGGCCACCGGAGATGACACTGAGTTCGGCGCCATCTCCGAGCGCCTCCGTCTTCGTGCGCCCGAAACGGAATTCGAGCGCGGTTTGCGCCGCTTTGGCGAAATGCTCATCAAAGTCACGCTGATCTTCGTCATCGCCATTTTTGCCATCAATGTCTTCTTCCACCGCCCGGTGCTCGAAGCCTTCATGTTTGCCCTCGCGCTCGCCGTGGGCATGACGCCGGAGCTCCTGCCCGCCATCGTCAGCATCACCCTGGCGCGCGGAGCCAAGCGCATGGCGCAGGATCAGGTCATCGTGCGCCGCCTTTCCTCCATCGAAAATTTCGGCAGCATGAATGTCCTCTGCTCGGACAAAACCGGCACTCTCACCGAGGGCCGCGTACGCCTCCTCGCGGCGAATGATGCGCAGGGGAACGCAAGCGACACCGTTCGCCTGCACGGCGTGCTCAATGCCACCTTTGAAAGCGGCTTCACCAATCCCATCGATGCCGCACTGCGTGCCGAAACCGGCCTCGACATCTCCGGCTGGCACAAGTTTGACGAGGTGCCCTACGACTTCATCCGCAAGCGCCTCAGCGTCGTGGTGGAGCACGTGAATGGCGGAAAGCGCCATCTCATGATCACCAAGGGCGCTTTTGCCAATGTGCTCGCTGTCTGCACCAAGGTGGCAGCTTCCGGTGGAGATCAGCCGATCGAGGCATTTCGTGACACCTTGCAGCAGCGCTTTGCAGATTACAGCCACGCCGGCCACCGCGTGCTCGGCCTCGCCTGCCGGGATGTCACCGACGATCCCGTGATCAATAAAGACGACGAGCAGGACATGACCTTCACCGGTTTCCTGCTCTTTGACGATCCGCCCAAAGCCGGAGCCGCCGAGGCCATCCAGGAGCTGCGCCAGCTCGGCGTCAGCCTCAAGGTCATCACTGGGGACAACCGCCTCGTGGCCCAGCGCCTCGGCACGCAGATGGGCATCGCCAGCCCCAAGGTTCTCACCGGAGACGTACTGCACCATATGAACGAGGCCGCACTCATCAGCCGCGTCAGCGAGGTGGACATCTTTGCCGAGACTGAGCCCAATCAAAAAGAACGCATTCTCATCGCCCTGCGCAAGGCGGGCCACGTCGTAGGATATCTGGGAGATGGCATCAATGACGCCTCCGCTCTCCACGCCGCCGATGTGGGCATCTCCGTCGATGGTGCAGTGGATGTGGCCAAGGAAGCCGCTGACATCGTGCTCCTGCGCCATGACCTCGGCGTGCTCGCACGCGGTGTTCACAATGGCCGCATCACGTTCGCCAATACGCTCAAATACATCTTCATCGCCACCAGTGCCAATTTTGGCAACATGTTCAGCATGGCCGGAGCCTCTCTCTTCCTGCCCTTCCTCCCCCTGCTGCCCAAGCAGATCCTGCTCAACAACTTCCTCTCCGACCTTCCCGCACTCACCATCGCCACGGATTCCGTCGATCCAGAGCAGGTGCAGAAGCCACGCCGCTGGGATCAGAAATTCATCCGCCGTTTCATGGTCGCCTTTGGCCTTGTCAGCTCTGTGTTTGACTACCTTACCTTCGGCGCGCTGCTTCTTCTGCTGCATGCCACCGAAAGTCAGTTTCAGACCGGATGGTTCATTGAGTCCGTGCTGACACAGATGTTCATCGTCATGGTCATTCGAACGCACCGTTCCATTTTTAAAAGCCGTCCCGGCCGCATTCTTGCCGCTGCCACGCTCACCGTCGCGGGCAGCGTCATTCTCCTGCCCTACACACCGCTCGGAGCACTCTTCGGCCTCGTGCCCCCGCCTTGGTATTTCATGCTCACCCTCGCCGGCATCACCCTCCTCTACCTCCTCACCAGCGAACTCATGAAACGTGTCATGTTCTCCCGTCTGGAGCAGGCGCAGCCAGCCCCGCGCTAA
- a CDS encoding N,N-dimethylformamidase beta subunit family domain-containing protein: MRRIFASFLLVLSTLHAAEPAPLFIEGYAGQRSIAQGEEIGIHVNTTAAKYEIEVARLGAERTVVWKKSDVPGAAYPVPEDASANGCRWPESIRVPSTAAWKSGFYEVTLRAADAGGKWTHRGRRTAESSAWFIVRQAKPGSTSKILLQLCTNTYNAYNNWGGFSVYAYSSLSNNQGHRVSFERPCPPQYSRWELPFVQWAEKNGYALEFAANDDLEFRPEILSSYKLVLSVGHDEYWSTPMRDNLEAWIGKGGNVAFFTGNTCCWQVRAEDGGRAFTCCKQNYHLDPVYQARQYKTVSTLWSHHLLQRPENELTGVGFLYGGYRKSHGQFMNDPAEYEVHRPDHWIFEGTSLKRGDKFGGKDTIVGYECDGCELTWKDGLPFPTYKDGTPKTYEVLATCPVRWHPDDAEWYEKWETGRTGAACLGVYTRGGTVFNAATTDWAHGLKGEDATVIRITKNVLDRLSK; encoded by the coding sequence ATGCGCCGCATATTCGCCTCCTTCCTCCTCGTTCTGTCCACCCTGCACGCGGCGGAGCCCGCGCCACTCTTCATTGAAGGCTATGCAGGTCAGCGCAGCATCGCGCAGGGAGAGGAAATCGGCATCCATGTCAACACCACCGCCGCCAAGTACGAGATCGAAGTCGCGCGCCTCGGTGCCGAACGCACGGTCGTGTGGAAAAAATCAGACGTTCCCGGTGCCGCCTATCCAGTGCCCGAGGATGCCTCCGCCAATGGCTGCCGCTGGCCCGAAAGCATCCGCGTGCCCAGCACCGCCGCGTGGAAGTCCGGCTTCTATGAAGTGACGCTGCGCGCCGCAGATGCTGGCGGCAAATGGACACACCGTGGCAGGCGCACCGCCGAGAGCAGCGCCTGGTTCATCGTGCGTCAGGCCAAGCCAGGCAGCACCTCCAAAATACTCCTCCAGCTCTGCACCAACACCTACAACGCCTACAACAACTGGGGCGGCTTCTCCGTGTACGCCTACAGCAGCCTCTCCAACAACCAAGGGCACCGCGTCAGCTTTGAGCGCCCCTGCCCGCCTCAATATTCACGCTGGGAGCTTCCCTTCGTCCAATGGGCTGAAAAGAACGGCTATGCACTCGAATTCGCCGCCAATGACGATCTCGAGTTCCGTCCCGAGATCCTCTCCAGCTACAAGCTCGTCCTTAGTGTAGGTCATGACGAATACTGGAGCACGCCCATGCGCGACAACCTCGAAGCCTGGATCGGCAAAGGCGGCAACGTGGCCTTCTTCACAGGCAACACCTGCTGCTGGCAGGTCCGCGCCGAGGACGGCGGCCGCGCCTTCACCTGCTGCAAGCAGAACTACCACCTCGACCCCGTCTATCAGGCGCGGCAGTACAAAACCGTCAGCACCCTCTGGAGCCACCACCTCCTCCAGCGCCCGGAAAACGAACTCACCGGCGTCGGTTTCCTCTATGGCGGCTACCGCAAAAGCCACGGCCAGTTCATGAACGACCCCGCCGAGTATGAAGTCCACCGCCCTGACCACTGGATCTTCGAAGGCACCAGCCTCAAGCGCGGCGACAAGTTCGGCGGCAAGGACACCATCGTCGGTTACGAGTGCGACGGCTGCGAGCTCACCTGGAAAGACGGCCTCCCCTTCCCCACCTATAAAGACGGCACGCCCAAGACCTACGAAGTTCTGGCCACCTGCCCTGTGCGCTGGCACCCGGACGACGCCGAGTGGTATGAGAAATGGGAGACCGGCCGCACCGGCGCAGCCTGCCTGGGCGTCTACACACGCGGCGGCACCGTCTTCAATGCCGCCACCACCGACTGGGCCCACGGCCTCAAAGGCGAGGACGCCACCGTCATCCGCATCACCAAAAACGTCCTCGACCGCCTCTCCAAGTAG